In Caproicibacterium amylolyticum, a genomic segment contains:
- the ymfI gene encoding elongation factor P 5-aminopentanone reductase has protein sequence MRTALVTGGSRGIGAAVCRRLSTDGFHVFINYNTHAEDAAALAAQIDGEAVCADISTRADCEAMFTKIGNVDVLVNNAGIAQQKLFTDITEEDWRRMFAVDVDGIFRCCQLALPYMIHVKRGSIINISSMWGQVGGSCEVHYSAAKAAVIGLTKALAKELGPSHIRVNCIAPGVIDTEMNAIHGPAVLQELAEETPLERLGTPEDIAAAVSFFAGEQSAFITGQILGVNGGMII, from the coding sequence ATGCGTACTGCACTGGTAACCGGGGGAAGCCGCGGAATCGGCGCCGCTGTCTGCCGCCGTCTTTCTACGGATGGATTTCATGTTTTTATAAATTACAATACCCACGCGGAAGATGCCGCTGCACTTGCCGCGCAAATTGACGGAGAAGCCGTCTGTGCAGACATTTCCACCCGTGCGGACTGTGAGGCCATGTTCACAAAAATCGGCAATGTGGATGTTCTGGTCAACAATGCGGGCATTGCTCAGCAAAAGCTGTTTACAGACATCACTGAGGAGGACTGGCGTCGGATGTTCGCTGTGGACGTGGACGGTATATTTCGCTGCTGCCAGCTTGCTTTGCCCTATATGATTCACGTTAAGCGCGGCAGTATCATCAACATTTCCTCCATGTGGGGACAGGTTGGCGGCTCCTGTGAAGTGCATTATTCCGCCGCCAAAGCTGCCGTTATTGGTCTGACAAAGGCACTGGCAAAGGAACTGGGACCAAGCCATATTCGTGTGAACTGCATTGCCCCCGGCGTAATCGATACTGAAATGAACGCCATACATGGCCCTGCGGTTCTGCAGGAATTGGCGGAAGAAACACCGCTGGAACGCCTCGGTACACCGGAAGACATCGCCGCCGCAGTTTCGTTTTTTGCCGGAGAGCAATCTGCATTTATCACCGGTCAGATACTAGGCGTAAACGGCGGCATGATTATTTAA
- a CDS encoding 16S rRNA (uracil(1498)-N(3))-methyltransferase: MPRFFINTIPGEDTVISGEDGRHIAKSLRMQPGEVITLCDGQGHDYFGEITEISGETVGVHITEMQASKSEPSIKVTLCQGVPKSDKMDLIVQKAVELGVWRIVPTVTSRCISRPDEKSAHKKVQRWQKIAQEAAKQSGRGIIPQVTEFTALKQACKDASGKRVLFYEGGGERIPVVITELDTDITVYIGPEGGFAAEEVQLIQDAGGFAATLGPRILRTETAPLAALAAIMLVTNNL, encoded by the coding sequence ATGCCTCGTTTTTTTATTAATACAATTCCCGGCGAAGATACCGTTATTTCCGGTGAGGATGGCCGTCACATTGCCAAAAGCCTGCGTATGCAGCCGGGAGAAGTCATTACCCTGTGTGACGGGCAGGGGCACGATTACTTTGGTGAAATTACGGAGATTTCCGGTGAAACCGTCGGCGTACACATTACGGAAATGCAGGCAAGCAAAAGTGAACCCAGCATAAAAGTCACCCTTTGTCAAGGTGTCCCCAAAAGCGATAAAATGGATCTCATTGTGCAAAAAGCCGTGGAGCTTGGCGTTTGGCGCATTGTTCCCACCGTCACCTCCCGCTGTATTTCGCGCCCCGATGAAAAATCCGCACACAAAAAAGTACAGCGCTGGCAGAAGATTGCACAGGAAGCTGCCAAGCAAAGCGGCCGCGGTATTATTCCGCAGGTCACAGAATTCACAGCTTTGAAGCAGGCCTGTAAGGACGCCTCCGGAAAACGTGTACTGTTCTATGAAGGCGGCGGCGAGCGTATTCCTGTAGTAATCACAGAACTGGACACGGACATCACGGTTTATATTGGTCCGGAGGGCGGTTTTGCCGCGGAGGAAGTACAGCTGATTCAGGACGCGGGCGGCTTTGCCGCTACATTGGGGCCGCGTATTCTGCGCACAGAAACTGCGCCGCTGGCTGCACTGGCCGCAATTATGCTGGTCACCAACAATCTGTAA
- a CDS encoding glycosyltransferase family 2 protein encodes MNSIAVLIPCYNEAKTIQKVIKDYRAVLPEASIYVYDNNSTDGTAQLAAEAGAVVRHEYRQGKGNVIRSMFREVEADCYLMTDGDDTYPAENAAEMVKLILEKKADIVNGDRLSSTYFEENKRPFHNVGNVMVRDLINRIFSTKVRDIMTGYRAFSRSFVKNFPVLSRGFEIETEMTIYAVEHNFIIREIPVAYRDRPSGSVSKLNTCSDGCRVLRTIFRLFREYKPFAFFGSLALAFLLFAVLCMIPVMHEFFATGMVPRFPTLIVGVSLGVCALLSFFSGLILEVSVKQRIQMTELLMNLYSEVKEDEVEK; translated from the coding sequence GTGAATTCGATTGCAGTGTTAATTCCTTGCTACAATGAAGCCAAAACCATTCAAAAGGTAATCAAAGATTACCGCGCGGTTTTACCGGAAGCAAGCATTTACGTTTATGACAATAATTCTACGGACGGCACCGCGCAGCTCGCAGCAGAGGCGGGTGCGGTGGTTCGGCACGAGTACCGGCAGGGCAAAGGCAACGTCATTCGCAGTATGTTTCGGGAGGTGGAGGCGGACTGCTACTTGATGACAGACGGTGACGATACTTACCCGGCAGAAAACGCCGCGGAGATGGTGAAGCTTATCTTGGAAAAAAAGGCGGATATTGTGAATGGAGACCGCCTTTCTTCTACATATTTTGAAGAAAACAAGCGTCCGTTTCACAATGTGGGAAATGTGATGGTACGCGATTTGATTAATCGCATTTTTTCAACAAAGGTGCGGGATATTATGACCGGTTACCGGGCGTTTAGCCGCAGCTTTGTAAAAAATTTTCCTGTGCTTTCGCGGGGCTTTGAAATCGAAACCGAAATGACCATCTATGCGGTGGAACACAATTTTATTATCCGTGAAATTCCGGTCGCTTACCGTGACAGACCCAGCGGCAGTGTTTCCAAACTGAATACCTGCTCGGATGGGTGCCGTGTGTTGCGCACGATTTTCCGCCTGTTTCGGGAGTACAAGCCGTTTGCTTTCTTTGGCTCACTGGCACTGGCCTTTCTGCTCTTTGCCGTTCTGTGCATGATTCCGGTTATGCATGAATTTTTTGCAACCGGGATGGTGCCGCGCTTTCCAACGCTTATAGTTGGTGTGTCCCTGGGTGTGTGCGCGCTGCTTTCTTTCTTTTCCGGGCTGATTCTGGAGGTTTCCGTGAAGCAGAGAATTCAGATGACGGAACTGTTGATGAATTTATATTCGGAGGTTAAGGAAGATGAAGTGGAGAAATAA
- a CDS encoding DUF6020 family protein has product MKWRNKAAAAYQGNHAYAAAGKTPAQRLAAVAEGAAALVLAGVSVAYFQQPAYWTAPAGLVLFLLLRYLQKVWTQRLLLYNGIFSVLLAGSFVLGGKVNTSGKVPSTQVFQPMYRSDGVYFLALAVTFCIVFSCLSDFLGKHPLSAKQKYLCSSRTIWLGSSIFLFLCWIPALLVFFPGGITWDSTACAVRALGKAPLSNQQPVLYILLMRPFLLGANALGFSTGTGVGVFLAVQTLAMAVMVGYFPAWLAKKQFSFWVAVPVLAYFALNPIFAVYAGTMWKDVLFGALILLYTLQVYDILESKGEALKHAGALAGFLTLNLLVCFMRNNGYYIVLVTLVVLAVLYRKQWKRLLPAFLAVLILVPAVQGPGYKAMKILPSPFAESVGVPLQQMSYTVVCGGKMTARQKAYMENLLPQQTIKQAYRPFTADGIKFHKQFNGIYLEEHKAEFFKTWLGMLVPNFSLYVKAYAMETLGYWHMGTTNWVAAFGVAKGCGAEQMDIVPRNIAGLAANQQAIKNHISYTQRCIPFVSWILNIGFLVWAAVFALFQLLQRRDRRRALTLLPGALLWLTLMVASPTYCEFRYLFFFALQLPLAVFLSFPVRSAPLPEKTACSGQQELAAETADADLPDEIKI; this is encoded by the coding sequence ATGAAGTGGAGAAATAAAGCGGCAGCGGCTTACCAGGGAAACCACGCGTATGCGGCTGCCGGCAAAACACCGGCGCAGAGGCTTGCGGCTGTGGCAGAGGGTGCCGCCGCATTGGTGCTGGCGGGGGTGAGCGTGGCGTACTTTCAGCAGCCGGCGTATTGGACAGCGCCGGCAGGGCTGGTACTTTTTCTGCTGCTGCGGTATTTGCAAAAGGTGTGGACACAGCGGCTGCTGCTGTACAACGGCATTTTTTCTGTGTTGCTGGCGGGTTCCTTTGTTTTGGGCGGAAAGGTGAACACCTCCGGAAAAGTGCCCAGTACACAGGTGTTTCAGCCCATGTACCGCTCGGATGGGGTGTATTTTCTGGCACTGGCAGTTACATTTTGCATTGTGTTTTCCTGCCTGTCTGATTTTCTGGGCAAGCATCCGCTTTCGGCAAAGCAAAAGTACCTCTGTTCCTCTCGGACAATTTGGCTCGGGAGCAGCATTTTCCTGTTTTTGTGCTGGATTCCGGCGCTGCTGGTGTTTTTCCCGGGCGGCATTACATGGGATTCAACAGCGTGCGCTGTGCGCGCGCTTGGTAAGGCGCCTCTTTCCAACCAGCAGCCGGTGCTGTACATCCTGCTGATGCGCCCGTTCTTGCTGGGAGCAAACGCGTTGGGCTTCAGCACCGGCACCGGGGTGGGTGTGTTTCTTGCGGTGCAGACTTTGGCTATGGCGGTGATGGTGGGGTACTTTCCTGCGTGGCTTGCAAAAAAGCAGTTTTCGTTTTGGGTGGCAGTGCCGGTGCTCGCGTACTTTGCACTCAACCCAATTTTTGCCGTGTATGCCGGCACCATGTGGAAGGACGTTCTGTTTGGTGCGCTGATTCTGCTGTACACCCTGCAGGTGTATGACATTTTGGAAAGTAAAGGGGAAGCGCTGAAGCACGCGGGGGCACTGGCGGGCTTCCTGACGCTGAATCTGCTGGTTTGTTTTATGCGAAACAACGGTTATTACATTGTTCTGGTAACGCTTGTGGTGCTGGCGGTACTGTACCGAAAGCAGTGGAAACGTCTGCTGCCGGCTTTTTTGGCGGTGCTCATTTTGGTGCCCGCTGTGCAGGGGCCGGGTTACAAAGCAATGAAAATTCTTCCAAGCCCTTTTGCGGAGTCTGTGGGTGTGCCGCTGCAGCAAATGAGCTACACAGTGGTGTGCGGCGGAAAAATGACCGCCCGGCAGAAGGCGTATATGGAGAATCTGCTGCCGCAGCAGACGATAAAACAGGCCTACCGTCCCTTTACCGCAGACGGCATTAAATTTCACAAGCAATTTAATGGCATATATCTGGAAGAACACAAAGCGGAGTTCTTTAAAACATGGCTTGGGATGCTGGTGCCCAATTTTTCGCTGTATGTAAAGGCATACGCTATGGAAACATTGGGCTACTGGCACATGGGAACCACCAACTGGGTTGCGGCATTTGGTGTGGCAAAGGGCTGCGGCGCTGAACAGATGGATATTGTGCCGCGGAATATTGCGGGACTGGCTGCCAATCAGCAGGCGATTAAAAATCACATTTCGTATACACAGAGGTGCATTCCGTTTGTTTCGTGGATTTTGAACATCGGCTTTTTGGTGTGGGCGGCGGTTTTTGCACTGTTTCAGCTGCTGCAGCGCAGGGACAGAAGGCGCGCCTTGACCCTGCTACCGGGGGCATTGCTGTGGCTGACGCTGATGGTGGCTTCACCAACCTACTGTGAGTTCCGCTATCTGTTTTTCTTTGCATTGCAGCTGCCACTGGCGGTGTTTCTGTCTTTTCCGGTGCGCAGCGCACCGCTGCCGGAAAAGACTGCGTGCAGCGGTCAGCAGGAGCTTGCCGCCGAGACGGCGGATGCAGACCTGCCGGATGAGATCAAAATTTGA
- a CDS encoding NCS2 family permease, which translates to MEEHSFQPVHLKGDFFNLKGNNSSVGKEFIAGLTTFFAMAYIIMVNPGVLSQTGMPWGAVFLATIISSVIGTLVMGLFANVPYAQAPGMGLNAFFTYTVCFGLHFTWQQALAMVFICGLVNILITVTKVRKMIIQSIPESLQHAIGGGIGIFIAYIGLKNAGILQFAVDGGNYTSADGKSAIANIAKTAITANSGAVPELVKFNTAGVLLALLGVVLTIILLVKKVPGAILISIAAITILGIPAGISNFSSTSTISFPEAVSQLPTTFGAAFGSQGMGSLFSDPSKIPLVIMTIFAFCLSDTFDTIGTFIGTGRKSGIFSEQDEWAMENSNGFRSKMDRALFADATATSIGSIFGTSNTTTYVESAAGIGAGGRTGLTSVFVAALFVLSAFAAPILSGVPSAATAPALIAVGIMMISSFSEIKWDDFAEAVPAFFGGIFMALCYSISYGIAFGFIFYCIVETVRGKAKKVSPIIWVVSGLFVLNFIVLAII; encoded by the coding sequence ATGGAGGAACATTCATTTCAGCCTGTCCACCTAAAGGGTGACTTTTTCAACCTGAAGGGGAACAACAGCAGTGTGGGCAAGGAGTTCATTGCAGGCCTTACCACATTCTTTGCAATGGCGTACATCATCATGGTAAACCCCGGCGTTCTTTCGCAAACCGGTATGCCCTGGGGCGCTGTATTCCTTGCAACCATCATTTCATCCGTAATTGGCACACTTGTCATGGGCCTTTTTGCAAATGTACCGTATGCACAGGCGCCCGGCATGGGGCTAAACGCATTTTTTACCTACACCGTGTGTTTCGGCCTGCACTTTACTTGGCAGCAGGCACTTGCAATGGTCTTTATCTGCGGCCTTGTAAATATCCTGATCACAGTTACAAAAGTACGTAAAATGATTATTCAGTCCATTCCGGAATCACTGCAACACGCCATCGGCGGCGGCATTGGCATTTTCATCGCCTATATTGGTCTTAAAAATGCTGGCATTCTGCAGTTTGCAGTCGATGGGGGCAACTACACCTCTGCCGACGGCAAAAGTGCAATTGCAAACATTGCAAAAACCGCAATTACCGCAAACTCCGGCGCTGTGCCGGAACTGGTAAAGTTCAACACTGCGGGTGTACTGCTGGCGCTGCTGGGTGTTGTGCTTACAATTATTCTGCTGGTTAAAAAAGTTCCCGGCGCAATTCTTATCAGCATCGCTGCCATTACGATTCTCGGCATTCCGGCGGGCATCAGTAACTTCAGCAGCACTTCAACTATCAGCTTCCCGGAAGCTGTCAGTCAGCTGCCCACCACTTTCGGTGCGGCATTCGGCAGTCAGGGCATGGGCAGTCTGTTTTCAGACCCGTCAAAGATTCCGTTGGTCATCATGACAATTTTTGCTTTCTGCCTGTCTGATACCTTTGACACCATCGGTACTTTTATCGGCACGGGCCGCAAAAGCGGAATTTTCTCCGAGCAGGACGAGTGGGCGATGGAGAACAGCAACGGCTTTAGAAGCAAAATGGATCGTGCGCTGTTTGCCGATGCCACTGCTACCTCCATCGGTTCCATCTTCGGTACTTCCAACACAACCACCTATGTGGAATCCGCAGCTGGCATCGGCGCGGGCGGACGTACTGGCCTGACCAGCGTATTTGTTGCGGCTTTGTTTGTCCTCAGTGCGTTTGCGGCACCTATCCTCAGCGGTGTTCCCTCTGCGGCTACCGCACCGGCATTGATTGCCGTCGGCATTATGATGATTTCCTCTTTCAGCGAAATCAAATGGGACGACTTTGCAGAAGCAGTTCCAGCGTTCTTCGGTGGCATCTTCATGGCACTCTGCTACAGCATTTCCTATGGTATTGCGTTCGGCTTCATTTTCTACTGCATTGTAGAAACTGTCCGCGGCAAGGCTAAGAAAGTCAGCCCCATTATCTGGGTTGTTTCCGGTTTGTTTGTGCTGAACTTTATTGTTCTGGCAATTATCTGA
- a CDS encoding phosphoenolpyruvate carboxykinase (GTP), with protein sequence MTTNKSVLNWVEEMKALVTPDTVMWIDGSEAQLETLRKEAVQTGEMIKLNEEKLPGCFLHRTAENDVARVEGRTFICSRKEEDAGPTNHWMDPQQCYKMLYDIARGSYKGRTMYVIPFSMGPVGSPFAKIGVEVTDSIYVVLNMSIMTRVGNKVWDALGDSNDWVRGLHCKCNVDPEKRYICQFPEDNTIISVNSAYGGNVLLGKKCFALRIASYQGKTEGWMAEHMLILGIQNPQGEIKYVTAAFPSACGKTNLAMLIPPEGYKKKGYKIFTVGDDIAWMRIGPDGRLWAINPENGFFGVAPGTNNKSNPNALASTKKGTIFTNVALNLDDNTVWWEGLDKNPPENAIDWKGNPWNGKTSSEKGAHPNSRFTAPAKNCPCISPEFDKGAGVPISAIIFGGRRAQTTPLVYQSRSWNNGVFVGSIMASETTAAATGAVGVVRRDPMAMLPFCGYHMGDYFKHWIEMGEKLGDKAPKIFNVNWFRLDKDGNFEWPGFGDNLRVLDWILDRCEGKADAVETPIGYVPKPEDLNMEGLEDEVSKDTLKDILTIDKAQWQKEAQGIEEFYKKFGDKLPKELSTELDGLKARLQ encoded by the coding sequence ATGACTACGAATAAATCTGTGTTGAACTGGGTCGAAGAAATGAAGGCCCTGGTAACACCGGATACCGTTATGTGGATTGACGGTTCTGAGGCGCAGTTGGAAACCCTGCGCAAGGAAGCCGTTCAGACCGGTGAAATGATTAAGCTGAACGAAGAAAAGCTGCCCGGCTGTTTCCTGCACCGCACCGCGGAAAATGATGTTGCCCGTGTAGAGGGCCGTACGTTCATCTGCTCCAGAAAAGAAGAAGATGCAGGCCCAACCAACCACTGGATGGATCCGCAGCAGTGCTATAAAATGCTGTATGATATTGCCCGCGGCAGCTACAAGGGCCGCACCATGTATGTTATTCCATTCTCCATGGGTCCGGTTGGTTCTCCATTTGCAAAAATCGGCGTGGAAGTTACTGATTCCATCTATGTTGTACTGAATATGTCCATTATGACCCGCGTCGGCAATAAGGTGTGGGATGCACTGGGCGACAGCAACGACTGGGTGCGCGGCCTGCACTGCAAGTGCAACGTTGACCCTGAGAAACGCTACATCTGCCAGTTCCCGGAGGACAACACCATTATTTCCGTCAACTCCGCTTACGGCGGCAACGTGCTGCTGGGCAAAAAATGCTTTGCTCTGCGCATCGCTTCCTATCAGGGCAAAACCGAGGGCTGGATGGCAGAACATATGCTCATCCTTGGCATTCAGAATCCGCAGGGTGAAATTAAATATGTGACCGCTGCATTCCCGTCTGCCTGCGGCAAGACCAATCTGGCTATGCTCATTCCGCCGGAAGGCTACAAAAAGAAGGGCTACAAAATCTTTACTGTCGGCGACGATATTGCATGGATGCGTATCGGACCTGACGGCCGCCTGTGGGCAATTAACCCGGAAAACGGCTTCTTCGGTGTAGCTCCCGGCACAAACAATAAATCCAATCCGAATGCACTTGCTTCCACCAAGAAGGGCACAATCTTTACAAACGTTGCGCTGAACCTTGACGACAACACCGTTTGGTGGGAAGGTCTGGACAAAAATCCGCCGGAAAACGCAATCGACTGGAAGGGCAACCCCTGGAACGGCAAGACCAGCAGCGAAAAGGGCGCGCATCCGAACAGCCGCTTTACCGCACCTGCCAAAAACTGCCCCTGCATCAGCCCTGAGTTTGACAAAGGCGCCGGTGTGCCGATTTCCGCTATCATCTTCGGTGGCCGCCGTGCGCAGACCACTCCTCTGGTGTATCAGTCCCGCAGTTGGAACAACGGTGTGTTCGTAGGCTCCATCATGGCTTCTGAAACAACTGCTGCCGCAACCGGCGCAGTCGGCGTTGTTCGCCGCGACCCGATGGCTATGCTGCCGTTCTGCGGTTACCACATGGGCGACTACTTCAAGCATTGGATTGAGATGGGCGAAAAGCTGGGCGACAAGGCTCCGAAGATTTTCAACGTCAACTGGTTCCGTCTGGACAAAGACGGCAACTTTGAATGGCCGGGCTTTGGTGACAACCTCCGTGTGCTCGACTGGATTCTTGACCGCTGCGAGGGCAAGGCAGACGCTGTTGAAACGCCGATTGGCTATGTGCCGAAACCGGAGGACCTCAACATGGAAGGCCTTGAGGATGAAGTCAGTAAAGATACATTGAAAGACATTCTGACCATCGACAAAGCACAGTGGCAGAAAGAAGCACAGGGCATCGAAGAATTCTACAAGAAATTCGGTGACAAGCTGCCAAAGGAACTTTCCACAGAACTGGACGGCTTGAAGGCTCGTCTTCAATAA
- the tsaD gene encoding tRNA (adenosine(37)-N6)-threonylcarbamoyltransferase complex transferase subunit TsaD codes for MKILALESSCDETAAAVVEDGRKVLSSVVASQVEEHKLYGGVVPEIASRRHCEAVVPVTKKALEDAGMQLSDVDALAVTYAPGLIGALLVGVNFAKGLSMASGKPLIPVHHLRSHVAANYITSPELKPPFLCLVVSGGHTHIVNVEDYTKITVLGQTRDDAAGEAFDKAARTMGMPYPGGIELDKTAEGGNDCAFDLPHPRVDGSPYDFSFSGLKTAVINLIHNAQQRGIELPVKDLAASYRRAVVDCLERNFVKAAEDTGATKLVIAGGVSANRLLRRRLEVVCSERGWQFSRPDISLCGDNAAMVGAQAYYEFLAGHTAGNDLNARPEMPMEAN; via the coding sequence ATGAAAATACTTGCATTGGAAAGTTCCTGCGACGAAACTGCCGCCGCAGTTGTAGAGGACGGGCGGAAGGTCCTGTCCAGCGTGGTCGCTTCACAAGTAGAAGAACACAAACTGTACGGCGGTGTGGTACCGGAAATTGCAAGCCGCCGCCACTGCGAAGCTGTGGTGCCCGTTACGAAAAAGGCACTGGAGGATGCCGGGATGCAGCTTTCCGATGTAGACGCACTGGCCGTGACCTATGCACCGGGATTGATTGGCGCACTGCTGGTGGGTGTCAACTTTGCCAAAGGACTTTCCATGGCCTCCGGCAAGCCGCTGATTCCGGTACACCACCTGCGCAGCCACGTTGCGGCGAACTATATTACCAGCCCGGAGCTAAAACCGCCGTTTCTGTGCTTGGTGGTTTCCGGCGGGCATACGCACATTGTAAATGTAGAAGACTACACTAAAATCACCGTGCTCGGGCAAACGCGCGACGATGCCGCGGGCGAAGCCTTTGACAAAGCTGCCCGCACGATGGGCATGCCTTACCCCGGCGGCATTGAACTGGATAAAACCGCGGAAGGCGGCAATGACTGCGCCTTTGACCTGCCGCATCCCCGTGTGGACGGCTCTCCTTATGATTTCAGTTTCTCAGGGCTGAAAACCGCTGTAATCAATCTGATTCACAACGCCCAGCAACGCGGTATTGAGCTACCGGTAAAAGACCTTGCCGCTTCCTACCGCCGGGCAGTGGTGGATTGTCTGGAACGCAACTTTGTGAAAGCTGCCGAGGACACCGGTGCCACCAAACTGGTCATTGCGGGCGGCGTGAGTGCCAACCGCCTGCTCCGCCGCCGGCTGGAAGTGGTCTGCAGTGAGCGCGGCTGGCAGTTTTCCCGACCTGATATTTCTCTTTGCGGGGACAACGCTGCCATGGTGGGCGCGCAGGCTTACTATGAATTTTTAGCAGGCCACACTGCCGGAAATGATTTAAATGCGCGCCCTGAAATGCCAATGGAAGCAAATTAA
- a CDS encoding helix-turn-helix transcriptional regulator yields MNIEIANRLVQMRKKNNLSQEELAAKLGISRQAVSKWERAESSPDTDNLIMLARLYNVSLDDLLKTEEPVEPENHTSTGDTDADNTYTNPAENSTNPFGSSNYSGANNTYANPAENSTNPFGGSNYSSTNNTYANPAGNNATPFGGSTYSGADNTYTNPTENSANPFGGSNYSNTNNAYANPAGNSTNYTYTTGNQPPLWGNPMYANPARPPREPIDPAHAISEIAPVLSIMVLQLIFTVIPALHFLVSGMFAPLTALLYLVLGFCFRQWHPGWLIFLMIPVFYAGLYGGYPIIMTILFLLAGFLFDKWHPAWMLYITIPFFYMIAGHFH; encoded by the coding sequence ATGAATATTGAAATTGCAAACCGCTTGGTACAAATGCGTAAAAAGAATAACCTTTCACAAGAGGAACTTGCCGCAAAACTGGGCATCAGTCGGCAGGCTGTTTCCAAATGGGAACGCGCTGAATCGTCTCCGGATACTGACAACCTGATTATGCTGGCACGGCTGTACAACGTTTCTCTGGATGACCTTCTGAAAACAGAGGAACCTGTTGAGCCGGAGAATCACACATCCACTGGTGACACCGACGCAGACAATACTTACACAAATCCTGCCGAAAACAGTACCAACCCGTTCGGCAGCTCCAACTACTCCGGCGCAAACAATACTTACGCGAATCCTGCCGAAAACAGTACCAACCCGTTCGGCGGCTCCAACTACTCCAGCACAAACAATACTTACGCGAATCCTGCCGGAAACAACGCAACCCCATTCGGCGGTTCCACCTACTCCGGCGCAGACAATACTTACACAAATCCTACTGAAAACAGCGCCAATCCGTTTGGCGGCTCCAACTACTCCAACACAAACAATGCCTACGCCAATCCCGCAGGAAACAGCACAAATTATACTTATACCACAGGAAATCAGCCGCCGCTGTGGGGAAATCCCATGTATGCCAATCCCGCAAGACCTCCGCGTGAACCGATTGATCCTGCGCATGCCATTTCTGAAATTGCGCCGGTTCTGTCCATTATGGTGCTGCAGCTGATTTTCACGGTCATTCCGGCACTGCATTTCCTTGTTTCCGGAATGTTTGCTCCCCTGACGGCCCTGCTTTATCTGGTGCTCGGCTTCTGCTTCAGGCAATGGCACCCCGGTTGGCTTATCTTTTTAATGATACCGGTCTTTTACGCCGGGCTGTACGGCGGCTATCCGATTATTATGACGATTCTGTTCCTGCTGGCAGGCTTTTTGTTTGACAAATGGCACCCGGCCTGGATGCTGTACATCACCATTCCCTTTTTCTATATGATTGCCGGCCACTTTCATTGA
- the rimI gene encoding ribosomal protein S18-alanine N-acetyltransferase — MNLIVVPMAEKHIKAVEEMEQACFPTPWTEDGLRAELTSDTAVFRVALLDGVPAGYGGMHFVCGEGYIDNIAVLPAMRRCGIGKTIVESLINFAERHNGVFVSLEVRESNAPAIALYTKLNFQETGRRRGFYTKPPEDALILTKSFSK, encoded by the coding sequence ATGAATCTCATAGTCGTTCCCATGGCAGAAAAACATATTAAAGCGGTCGAAGAAATGGAGCAGGCATGTTTTCCCACACCCTGGACCGAAGATGGCCTGCGTGCGGAACTCACCAGCGACACTGCCGTATTCCGAGTTGCGCTGCTGGATGGCGTACCTGCCGGTTACGGCGGGATGCATTTCGTCTGCGGGGAAGGATACATTGACAACATTGCAGTTCTCCCTGCAATGCGGCGGTGCGGAATCGGCAAAACAATTGTGGAGTCCCTGATAAACTTTGCTGAAAGGCACAATGGCGTATTCGTATCATTGGAAGTACGGGAAAGCAACGCACCGGCTATTGCGCTGTATACCAAGCTGAACTTTCAGGAAACCGGGCGGCGGCGCGGTTTTTACACAAAGCCACCGGAGGATGCCCTGATTTTAACAAAGTCTTTTTCAAAGTAA